One genomic region from Rosa rugosa chromosome 1, drRosRugo1.1, whole genome shotgun sequence encodes:
- the LOC133725324 gene encoding probable LRR receptor-like serine/threonine-protein kinase At1g51860 isoform X7, translating into MQMIRHLPWSGLQGEITPSIFKLAMIQSLNLSNNNLTGPIPKVLSQLPNLVFLDLSNNKLTGQIPDIFSQMPKLNILNLENNKLTGSIPEGLIRRMNSGFLSLRLCENPNLLGNVTCKNKKKNFLLPIAISIVGVSILFSILAFIWWSCVRKRKHNAKANIQLGSVESAKRKLAHSEIAAKRKFAHSEIAAKRKFTHSEIVKMTNNFQRILGTGGFGTVYHGHIDNTQVAIKMLSPSSVQGFQQFHAEVDLLIRVHHKNLTSLVGYCNDETNLGLVYEFMANGNLQEQLSDSSSRILSWEDRLRIAVDAAQGLEYLHYGIKPPIIHRDVKPANILLDDNFEAKVSDFGLSRNFPADAGTHISTGVAGTTGYLDPEYYLSNRLNEKSDVYSFGIVLLEIITGRPAVLSTTDERIHISQWVGFMLVRGDISCIVDPRLDGDFTVNSVWKAVEIAMACASPNAIKRPTMSQVVMELKECMATQMGETNHNNKTKLTSSTELMSNDSIPMLSPPSVR; encoded by the exons ATGCAAATGATCAGGCACTTGCCCTGGAGTGGATTACAAGGGGAGATAACTCCTTCTATATTTAAACTTGCAATGATACAATCTTT GAACCTATCAAACAACAATTTGACAGGACCAATTCCAAAGGTTTTGTCTCAACTGCCAAACTTAGTTTTCCt GGATTTGTCAAACAACAAATTAACTGGTCAAATTCCAGATATTTTCTCTCAAATGCCAAAGTTAAATATCTT AAACTTGGAGAACAACAAGCTCACAGGCTCTATTCCGGAAGGACTAATTCGAAGAATGAATAGCGGTTTCTTGTCATTAAG ACTGTGCGAAAATCCAAATCTACTTGGAAATGTTACTtgcaagaacaagaagaagaatttcCTCCTTCCCATAGCTATTTCAATTGTTGGAGTATCAATCCTCTTCTCAATTTTAGCATTTATCTGGTGGAGCTGTGTGAGGAAAAGAAAACACA ATGCAAAAGCCAACATTCAACTTGGGTCAGTGGAGTCGGCAAAAAGAAAGTTAGCGCACTCTGAAATAGCGGCAAAAAGAAAGTTTGCGCACTCTGAGATAGCGGCAAAAAGAAAGTTTACGCACTCTGAGATAGTCAAGATGACTAACAACTTTCAGAGGATTCTTGGTACAGGTGGATTTGGAACAGTGTATCACGGACACATAGACAACACTCAAGTAGCTATCAAGATGCTTTCGCCATCATCAGTTCAAGGGTTTCAACAATTTCATGCAGAG GTTGATCTTCTTATTAGAGTTCATCATAAAAACTTGACAAGCCTTGTTGGATATTGCAATGATGAAACCAACTTGGGGCTCGTCTACGAGTTCATGGCCAATGGAAACTTACAAGAACAACTATCAG ATAGCAGTTCACGTATCTTAAGCTGGGAAGATAGACTTAGGATTGCAGTAGATGCAGCACAAG GATTGGAGTACCTGCACTATGGTATTAAGCCACCAATAATCCATAGGGATGTGAAACCAGCAAACATTTTGCTGGATGATAATTTTGAAGCCAAGGTATCAGATTTTGGCCTATCCAGAAATTTCCCTGCAGATGCTGGGACTCATATATCGACAGGTGTTGCAGGAACTACCGGGTACCTTGATCCCGA GTATTACCTATCAAACAGGTTAAATGAGAAAAGTGATGTTTATAGCTTCGGGATTGTGCTGTTGGAAATTATCACAGGTCGACCCGCTGTTTTATCGACAACGGATGAGAGAATTCACATTAGCCAATGGGTTGGTTTCATGCTTGTAAGAGGAGACATTTCCTGTATTGTCGATCCAAGGTTGGACGGGGATTTCACTGTCAACTCTGTTTGGAAAGCTGTAGAGATAGCAATGGCATGTGCCTCTCCAAATGCCATCAAAAGGCCAACTATGAGTCAAGTGGTTATGGAACTAAAGGAGTGTATGGCAACACAAATGGGTGAAACAAATCATAACaataaaactaaattaacaagCTCCACTGAGCTGATGTCTAACGATTCAATTCCTATGCTAAGTCCACCCTCTGTGAGGTAG
- the LOC133725324 gene encoding probable LRR receptor-like serine/threonine-protein kinase At2g28960 isoform X8 translates to MPKLNILNLENNKLTGSIPEGLIRRMNSGFLSLRLCENPNLLGNVTCKNKKKNFLLPIAISIVGVSILFSILAFIWWSCVRKRKHNAKANIQLGSVESAKRKLAHSEIAAKRKFAHSEIAAKRKFTHSEIVKMTNNFQRILGTGGFGTVYHGHIDNTQVAIKMLSPSSVQGFQQFHAEVDLLIRVHHKNLTSLVGYCNDETNLGLVYEFMANGNLQEQLSDSSSRILSWEDRLRIAVDAAQGLEYLHYGIKPPIIHRDVKPANILLDDNFEAKVSDFGLSRNFPADAGTHISTGVAGTTGYLDPEYYLSNRLNEKSDVYSFGIVLLEIITGRPAVLSTTDERIHISQWVGFMLVRGDISCIVDPRLDGDFTVNSVWKAVEIAMACASPNAIKRPTMSQVVMELKECMATQMGETNHNNKTKLTSSTELMSNDSIPMLSPPSVR, encoded by the exons ATGCCAAAGTTAAATATCTT AAACTTGGAGAACAACAAGCTCACAGGCTCTATTCCGGAAGGACTAATTCGAAGAATGAATAGCGGTTTCTTGTCATTAAG ACTGTGCGAAAATCCAAATCTACTTGGAAATGTTACTtgcaagaacaagaagaagaatttcCTCCTTCCCATAGCTATTTCAATTGTTGGAGTATCAATCCTCTTCTCAATTTTAGCATTTATCTGGTGGAGCTGTGTGAGGAAAAGAAAACACA ATGCAAAAGCCAACATTCAACTTGGGTCAGTGGAGTCGGCAAAAAGAAAGTTAGCGCACTCTGAAATAGCGGCAAAAAGAAAGTTTGCGCACTCTGAGATAGCGGCAAAAAGAAAGTTTACGCACTCTGAGATAGTCAAGATGACTAACAACTTTCAGAGGATTCTTGGTACAGGTGGATTTGGAACAGTGTATCACGGACACATAGACAACACTCAAGTAGCTATCAAGATGCTTTCGCCATCATCAGTTCAAGGGTTTCAACAATTTCATGCAGAG GTTGATCTTCTTATTAGAGTTCATCATAAAAACTTGACAAGCCTTGTTGGATATTGCAATGATGAAACCAACTTGGGGCTCGTCTACGAGTTCATGGCCAATGGAAACTTACAAGAACAACTATCAG ATAGCAGTTCACGTATCTTAAGCTGGGAAGATAGACTTAGGATTGCAGTAGATGCAGCACAAG GATTGGAGTACCTGCACTATGGTATTAAGCCACCAATAATCCATAGGGATGTGAAACCAGCAAACATTTTGCTGGATGATAATTTTGAAGCCAAGGTATCAGATTTTGGCCTATCCAGAAATTTCCCTGCAGATGCTGGGACTCATATATCGACAGGTGTTGCAGGAACTACCGGGTACCTTGATCCCGA GTATTACCTATCAAACAGGTTAAATGAGAAAAGTGATGTTTATAGCTTCGGGATTGTGCTGTTGGAAATTATCACAGGTCGACCCGCTGTTTTATCGACAACGGATGAGAGAATTCACATTAGCCAATGGGTTGGTTTCATGCTTGTAAGAGGAGACATTTCCTGTATTGTCGATCCAAGGTTGGACGGGGATTTCACTGTCAACTCTGTTTGGAAAGCTGTAGAGATAGCAATGGCATGTGCCTCTCCAAATGCCATCAAAAGGCCAACTATGAGTCAAGTGGTTATGGAACTAAAGGAGTGTATGGCAACACAAATGGGTGAAACAAATCATAACaataaaactaaattaacaagCTCCACTGAGCTGATGTCTAACGATTCAATTCCTATGCTAAGTCCACCCTCTGTGAGGTAG
- the LOC133725324 gene encoding probable LRR receptor-like serine/threonine-protein kinase At1g51860 isoform X6: MSADLPRQQLGQPSDQRLPVTFSGHFPTKFSGDLFQVSAITRIKSTYKITNNWQGDPCAPQHYSWEGLNCSYQESDESPRIISLHLPWSGLQGEITPSIFKLAMIQSLNLSNNNLTGPIPKVLSQLPNLVFLDLSNNKLTGQIPDIFSQMPKLNILNLENNKLTGSIPEGLIRRMNSGFLSLRLCENPNLLGNVTCKNKKKNFLLPIAISIVGVSILFSILAFIWWSCVRKRKHNAKANIQLGSVESAKRKLAHSEIAAKRKFAHSEIAAKRKFTHSEIVKMTNNFQRILGTGGFGTVYHGHIDNTQVAIKMLSPSSVQGFQQFHAEVDLLIRVHHKNLTSLVGYCNDETNLGLVYEFMANGNLQEQLSDSSSRILSWEDRLRIAVDAAQGLEYLHYGIKPPIIHRDVKPANILLDDNFEAKVSDFGLSRNFPADAGTHISTGVAGTTGYLDPEYYLSNRLNEKSDVYSFGIVLLEIITGRPAVLSTTDERIHISQWVGFMLVRGDISCIVDPRLDGDFTVNSVWKAVEIAMACASPNAIKRPTMSQVVMELKECMATQMGETNHNNKTKLTSSTELMSNDSIPMLSPPSVR; encoded by the exons ATGTCAGCAgatctgccacgtcagcaactcgGTCAACCCTCCGATCAACGACTTCCGgtgactttttccggccactttccgacCAAATTTTCCGgtgacctatttcaag TTAGCGCAATCACAAGAATCAAGTCGACTTATAAAATTACAAATAATTGGCAAGGAGATCCATGTGCACCCCAACATTACTCATGGGAAGGTCTAAATTGCAGCTATCAGGAAAGTGATGAGTCCCCACGAATCATATCCTT GCACTTGCCCTGGAGTGGATTACAAGGGGAGATAACTCCTTCTATATTTAAACTTGCAATGATACAATCTTT GAACCTATCAAACAACAATTTGACAGGACCAATTCCAAAGGTTTTGTCTCAACTGCCAAACTTAGTTTTCCt GGATTTGTCAAACAACAAATTAACTGGTCAAATTCCAGATATTTTCTCTCAAATGCCAAAGTTAAATATCTT AAACTTGGAGAACAACAAGCTCACAGGCTCTATTCCGGAAGGACTAATTCGAAGAATGAATAGCGGTTTCTTGTCATTAAG ACTGTGCGAAAATCCAAATCTACTTGGAAATGTTACTtgcaagaacaagaagaagaatttcCTCCTTCCCATAGCTATTTCAATTGTTGGAGTATCAATCCTCTTCTCAATTTTAGCATTTATCTGGTGGAGCTGTGTGAGGAAAAGAAAACACA ATGCAAAAGCCAACATTCAACTTGGGTCAGTGGAGTCGGCAAAAAGAAAGTTAGCGCACTCTGAAATAGCGGCAAAAAGAAAGTTTGCGCACTCTGAGATAGCGGCAAAAAGAAAGTTTACGCACTCTGAGATAGTCAAGATGACTAACAACTTTCAGAGGATTCTTGGTACAGGTGGATTTGGAACAGTGTATCACGGACACATAGACAACACTCAAGTAGCTATCAAGATGCTTTCGCCATCATCAGTTCAAGGGTTTCAACAATTTCATGCAGAG GTTGATCTTCTTATTAGAGTTCATCATAAAAACTTGACAAGCCTTGTTGGATATTGCAATGATGAAACCAACTTGGGGCTCGTCTACGAGTTCATGGCCAATGGAAACTTACAAGAACAACTATCAG ATAGCAGTTCACGTATCTTAAGCTGGGAAGATAGACTTAGGATTGCAGTAGATGCAGCACAAG GATTGGAGTACCTGCACTATGGTATTAAGCCACCAATAATCCATAGGGATGTGAAACCAGCAAACATTTTGCTGGATGATAATTTTGAAGCCAAGGTATCAGATTTTGGCCTATCCAGAAATTTCCCTGCAGATGCTGGGACTCATATATCGACAGGTGTTGCAGGAACTACCGGGTACCTTGATCCCGA GTATTACCTATCAAACAGGTTAAATGAGAAAAGTGATGTTTATAGCTTCGGGATTGTGCTGTTGGAAATTATCACAGGTCGACCCGCTGTTTTATCGACAACGGATGAGAGAATTCACATTAGCCAATGGGTTGGTTTCATGCTTGTAAGAGGAGACATTTCCTGTATTGTCGATCCAAGGTTGGACGGGGATTTCACTGTCAACTCTGTTTGGAAAGCTGTAGAGATAGCAATGGCATGTGCCTCTCCAAATGCCATCAAAAGGCCAACTATGAGTCAAGTGGTTATGGAACTAAAGGAGTGTATGGCAACACAAATGGGTGAAACAAATCATAACaataaaactaaattaacaagCTCCACTGAGCTGATGTCTAACGATTCAATTCCTATGCTAAGTCCACCCTCTGTGAGGTAG